The DNA segment TTAACACAGGATGTTGTTGCTGCGCTCACGCGTATTGTGTCACCATCAAGTGTTACGGTTGGAATATTTTTGTAGAGTCCCGGACTATAGGTAATAACAGCTTTGGGTACGCCTAACGAGACGTGGTACAAGACAACTGGTCCGTCAGCTTCAATCTTTAACTGCTTCTTGCCAGAGAGTGCCTTCATATCGGTAGTTGGTATGACAGTCCTTTGGTCGTATAGACCTCTCTCTTGTCGATAGGTCACGTAGCCCATGCCCGCTCCAACACCAAAACAAAGGAGCCCAAGTGTTACTACTGTTACAAGCGTACCGATCAGTCGTTTATTGTGTTTTGCGGTCAAAAGCATATAGGCAATCACCCAACAGAAGAAGACAAACAGTAGTCCAGCCGCAGCGATTAATCCACCATATAGCCAATAGATTCCATCGAGACGAGCATCTGTATCGATGAGAACATGCCAAATAACCATGACGACACTCATTGCTGCTATCACGCCTACGGCCACAGCAGCAATACCCGATATAATACGCAGAGCAGTGAGCAGGGAACTGGCCATCTCACTTCGAGGCAACCTATTGTCACTCTCATCTTGAATCGATGCGAGGGTGACTGGCCTACCCGCCATCTGAAGGCGATTGGCTGCCGTCCGCGAAATAGGAATCACCACCCAAGCAGCGATGTAGGCAAGAATCATCATGCCAGCACTCATGACAGTCGCCAGGATGAATGCCAGTCGGATCCAGACGACGTCAACACCAAAATAGGCTGCGAGGCCAGCGCAAACCCCTGCTACCATTGCATTTGATGGGTCGCGCATCAGCCGCTTCTCACTTGATACGGGAGCCATGGGTGCGATGTCAGGAGTATTCTCACTATCAGTGAAATCGTTTGGGTCGCCAAGCTGCGCCTTGACTGCGTCAATGTCTTTAGTGCCAATGACCTTCTCGCCACTGATATCACGATCAGTCAGCAGCTCTACGATGCGAGCCTCAATCTCACGCATTGCATCAGCATCAGCACCAAGAGATTTTTTGATGGCGCCGAGATACACCTCAAGGTCTTTTTTTGCCTCCACCTCAACGTTGTAGGGAAATGAGGCGAGGGAAATACGAGTAATTTCTTTCATATCGTTCCTTATAATTTCTTTAATGTTGTGTGGAGCAGCTCAATATCCGTTTGCATGACGCAAGTGACATCGCGTCCGTAGTTGCTCACTCTGTAATATTTTCGCGGTGGCCCCTGTTCGCTTTCTTGCCACTCGTGAACTAGCAATCCATCTCGCTGAAGTCGGTTGAGAAGCGGATAAATTGTTCCTTCTACTACGACAAGCTCAGCCGCCTGAAGTTCTTTGATAATATCGCTCGTATACTTGGGTCGATGCGAACAAACTACCAGCACACAGTAGGCAAGAAAACCTTTGCGCAATTGGGTTGCGAGTGACTCGGCATATTCTTCGGCAGATTTCATTTTATACCTGTAGTCTGTGTGACTATTATGTTTTATATAGTTCTATGTTATACAAGGTACCTTGACATGTCAAGTCTATTAGACCCCCTTTTGTCATTTGCTATACTAGAGCTATATACGTTAACGTCAGGAAAGCCTTATGGACACGCAACCCCTCCCCTCGCCCTCTATTGATTCACCAGGTGTATCACCGCCTCTTGGTTCCACGATCTCTCTTCTTGACAGTTTCGATATCGATCATTTACCAGATCTCGATACCGTCGTAATGGGTGCACTTGAATTATTTGAACAACAACCACTCCCTACTCTTAACCTATCGCACTATCACCACCCATTGGTCGTTGGATCAGGTAATGCTGAAGCAACTGGCCGCATTATCTTTGACAAGAGCCAGGCAGTATTTGCTAGTGAAAGCAATTACCTTGAGGCGCTTAGAACAATGCCCGAGATTGATAGTGTTGTTGTACTATCAGCATCTGGTAGCAAACATGCACCTGCTATCGTTGACGCAGCAAGAGCCGCTCATAAGCCAGTGACGCTCATTACCAACACCCCCAACTCACCCGCACACGCCAGCCTCGACCTTAGCCAAGCTGAGCACGAGTACGTTTTCCCAAAAAATCGCGAACCCTACACCTACAACACATCAACTTACATGGGCATGATCCTGGGAAATACGCATGAAGATCCTGCGGTGATCCGCCGATTTATCAATGAGCGTATCGCCACAATCGAATTTCCAGATTTTGGTAGCTATGACAAATACTACTTAATTGTTCCGCCGCAATTCCATGGCATCAAACGGATGCTCGAAATAAAGTTTATCGAGTTGTTTGGCAGAAATATCGCTCGAGATATCGAAACGAGCGAGTATGTGATCCATGCGACAACAGTTGCACCAGCCCGAGAACTATTCATTTCCTTTGGTGAAACAAACTCAACGTGGGGAGATCCACAAAATCGACTCACCATTCCCCTGCCTGACGGTGCAGGCTACGGTGCAATGATGGCAGTTGGCTACTACATTGTTGCCCAGATCCAAAAGGCCCACCCTCAATATTTCAAGGATAATATCGTCGAGTATACAAAGAAGGTTTCGGAACTATTTGGCAGAGAGATTACTGCTATTGTCGATAAATAATCGCAAGGCTGCTTTGCACACGCATCACTGCCCGTTGTCCTACAAGCCACTCATCGACTGCCCGCGCAGCACCGGGAAGTGCCTCATTTGCATAATCATCGACGATAATCACTGCGCCGGAAACCAGTCGAGGTGTGATGAGCATGAGCGACTCGCGGATTGACCCATAGTAATCGCCGTCTAAAAAAGCAAATCCAACTGTCTGCGGAATGTGAGATTGGTCCAGATCATGAAACCAACCTTTGTGTATGCGCGGCATCACTAGACCGGCTTTTTTGAATTGTGCGAAAAACTCTTTTTTGTGTGCTAGAAGCTCGCCAGTAACAAAGTGCTCACCGACGCTGCTCTGATCCCACCTCCCCTTCGGTGGTAACCCCTCAAACGAATCATAGACATGAAACTCTCGCTTGTCCTCATAACAATCAAGAAGACGGCGAATAAATAATGAGGTGGTACCTTGATAGCAACCAAACTCGACCACGGCACCTGTTTTGCCGCCAGAAATATAGTATTCAAGCTCGCGTAGTATGACCTGTAACTCACCAGCAGTAATCTGGTCAGAGATGAGTGGATACTTCCGTATAAGTTCCGCTGTTTTCACGCCGCGCGCCACTGATTCATCAACAGAATAATAGCGATCAGAATGATAACAGCAATAATAACGACGAGTGCCTCCAGTACGGTAAAGCCTCCGCGGGCTGACGATCGACGACCTATCATGTTCTCTGGTATTGTAGCACGAAACAGTGGTAAAGCTCATGCTTTTTCGGTATACTTGGGAGTAGAGAGGGAAAAAGTAGCCAGTGACCACCAGTAACGTACCGCGCCTCCGTGTTTTTGGTATGCTCGCCATCCTATTTGGAGTGGTTTTTCTGGCTGTGCCCCAAGTGTTTGCGCTTACCCCTATTTCACAGGGCTATTCAGCGAGTGAGCAAATCCCCATCGGCTCGATTGTTAGTCTCAAGAAAGATACGACTGATGAAGTAATCCCAACGACAACCCAGACTTCTGACACAATGATTGGTGTCGTTATCAACGCCGATAACTCTCTACTCACCCTTAGTAATGGTGCGAAAGCCCAAGTGCAAATCGCAACCAGTGGGGTTGTACCGGTCATCGTATCTGATATCAACGGTGATATCAATCAAGGAGACCAAGTCACCGGCTCACCAATAAAGGGTGTCGGTATGAAGGTCAGCACCAATGCAAAAGTTGTCGGCATTGCGCAGGGCGCTCCTGTTTATGATTCAACGAAACATGAATATACTGACGAGCAAGGCAAAAAACAATCGATGCGTCTCGGCCAAGTCCCGATGCTTGTCAGCGTTGGGTTTTATACCAAATCACCAGACAAGACGATTATTCCCCAGACGTTGCAAAATATCGCTAACTCAATTGCCGGGAGAAGTGTTAATTCCTTACCAATCATCATCAGTGCAATCATCTTCATTGTGACACTTATCATCGTGGTAAGTATTATCTTCTCGATGATTCGGAGTTCGATTATTAGTATCGGACGCAACCCTATGTCGCAGTCAGCTGTCTGGCGGGATGTCATCCAGCTATCGGGCTTGGTGCTTGTTATCCTGGGGGTTGCGGTGGTGGCAATTTACATAATACTGACGAGGATGTAGGGTGGGATTGGATACGATACTTCAGCCATTTCTGATCGCCAACGTCTTTATCATCGGAGTCGTTGTTGCCCTCGCTGTGAGCAATGCGTGGGCGCATTTTCGTCCGCAAAATAGCCGAGAAAAAAAACATGTGAACACTATGCTTCTC comes from the Candidatus Saccharimonas aalborgensis genome and includes:
- a CDS encoding PadR family transcriptional regulator gives rise to the protein MKSAEEYAESLATQLRKGFLAYCVLVVCSHRPKYTSDIIKELQAAELVVVEGTIYPLLNRLQRDGLLVHEWQESEQGPPRKYYRVSNYGRDVTCVMQTDIELLHTTLKKL
- a CDS encoding TylF/MycF/NovP-related O-methyltransferase is translated as MSFTTVSCYNTREHDRSSIVSPRRLYRTGGTRRYYCCYHSDRYYSVDESVARGVKTAELIRKYPLISDQITAGELQVILRELEYYISGGKTGAVVEFGCYQGTTSLFIRRLLDCYEDKREFHVYDSFEGLPPKGRWDQSSVGEHFVTGELLAHKKEFFAQFKKAGLVMPRIHKGWFHDLDQSHIPQTVGFAFLDGDYYGSIRESLMLITPRLVSGAVIIVDDYANEALPGAARAVDEWLVGQRAVMRVQSSLAIIYRQ
- a CDS encoding MurR/RpiR family transcriptional regulator; amino-acid sequence: MDTQPLPSPSIDSPGVSPPLGSTISLLDSFDIDHLPDLDTVVMGALELFEQQPLPTLNLSHYHHPLVVGSGNAEATGRIIFDKSQAVFASESNYLEALRTMPEIDSVVVLSASGSKHAPAIVDAARAAHKPVTLITNTPNSPAHASLDLSQAEHEYVFPKNREPYTYNTSTYMGMILGNTHEDPAVIRRFINERIATIEFPDFGSYDKYYLIVPPQFHGIKRMLEIKFIELFGRNIARDIETSEYVIHATTVAPARELFISFGETNSTWGDPQNRLTIPLPDGAGYGAMMAVGYYIVAQIQKAHPQYFKDNIVEYTKKVSELFGREITAIVDK
- a CDS encoding PspC domain-containing protein, whose protein sequence is MKEITRISLASFPYNVEVEAKKDLEVYLGAIKKSLGADADAMREIEARIVELLTDRDISGEKVIGTKDIDAVKAQLGDPNDFTDSENTPDIAPMAPVSSEKRLMRDPSNAMVAGVCAGLAAYFGVDVVWIRLAFILATVMSAGMMILAYIAAWVVIPISRTAANRLQMAGRPVTLASIQDESDNRLPRSEMASSLLTALRIISGIAAVAVGVIAAMSVVMVIWHVLIDTDARLDGIYWLYGGLIAAAGLLFVFFCWVIAYMLLTAKHNKRLIGTLVTVVTLGLLCFGVGAGMGYVTYRQERGLYDQRTVIPTTDMKALSGKKQLKIEADGPVVLYHVSLGVPKAVITYSPGLYKNIPTVTLDGDTIRVSAATTSCVKTPLFCSAVSLATVDIYGPPVDTLTVVRGNVYIPATNALVVNVIEGDVVMSSETQVDTITLMIGRGARVDATAASIGSLKASLSESSSLEFGIVRSLDITAPDVCSSVGAKTKVSGVSAKETSINTKPLGSVATPCLEVMITNNQPS